The proteins below come from a single Agromyces flavus genomic window:
- a CDS encoding dihydrodipicolinate synthase family protein: MTEQNMDLGGVVVATTLAFTEDPSAPAGLAVDYDRFAEHVDFLMSNGCRGVGPNGSLGEYSSLTDEERRKVIQVAVEAVDGRGIVIAGAHGVGSHQARKWAEYAREDGADGVLLLPPTVYRANEGEVISHFEEVAKVGLPIMAYNNPFDTKVDLVPSTVAKLAEIPEVVAIKEFSGDVRRVYEIKELCDIDIIAGADDVLFELMVNGAVGWFAGYPNAFPREAVELYSLCADGKWHEAKALYEQLVAVFRWDSRTEFVQAIKLSMDICGNSYGGPTRPPRGPLSAEQHAQVTADTERALAALAARSAAVA; the protein is encoded by the coding sequence ATGACCGAGCAGAACATGGACCTCGGCGGCGTCGTCGTCGCCACCACCCTCGCCTTCACGGAGGACCCGTCGGCCCCCGCGGGGCTCGCCGTCGACTACGACCGGTTCGCCGAGCACGTCGACTTCCTCATGTCGAACGGATGCCGCGGCGTCGGCCCGAACGGGTCGCTCGGCGAGTACTCGTCCCTCACCGACGAGGAGCGTCGCAAGGTCATCCAGGTCGCCGTCGAGGCCGTCGACGGTCGCGGCATCGTCATCGCCGGTGCGCACGGCGTGGGCAGCCACCAGGCACGGAAGTGGGCGGAGTACGCCCGCGAGGACGGCGCCGACGGCGTGCTCCTGCTCCCGCCGACGGTGTACCGCGCCAACGAGGGCGAGGTCATCTCGCACTTCGAGGAGGTCGCGAAGGTCGGGCTGCCGATCATGGCGTACAACAACCCGTTCGACACCAAGGTCGACCTCGTGCCCTCGACGGTCGCGAAGCTCGCCGAGATCCCCGAGGTCGTCGCGATCAAGGAGTTCTCGGGCGACGTGCGCCGGGTCTACGAGATCAAGGAGCTGTGCGACATCGACATCATCGCCGGCGCCGACGACGTGCTGTTCGAGCTCATGGTGAACGGCGCCGTGGGCTGGTTCGCCGGCTACCCGAACGCCTTCCCGCGCGAGGCGGTCGAACTGTACAGCCTGTGCGCCGACGGCAAGTGGCACGAGGCGAAGGCGCTGTACGAGCAGCTCGTCGCGGTGTTCCGCTGGGATTCGCGCACCGAGTTCGTGCAGGCCATCAAGCTCTCGATGGACATCTGCGGAAACTCGTACGGCGGCCCGACCCGCCCGCCGCGCGGGCCGCTCTCGGCAGAGCAGCACGCGCAGGTGACGGCCGACACCGAGCGCGCGCTCGCGGCACTCGCGGCCCGATCGGCGGCGGTCGCCTGA